The Prevotella melaninogenica genome has a segment encoding these proteins:
- a CDS encoding glycoside hydrolase family 25 protein: MKLKKIIMLIACIFSFAGLKAQYTIQCEDTCSHVHGLDMSHYQGDVWWETVAENSNHKLNYVYLKATEGGTRIDQRYLDNIEAAQRYGMNVGSYHFYRPAIPQEEQLRNFRMQCRPQDQDLIPMVDIETTGGLSTEALRDSLQRFLVLMTQEYGVKPLVYTYTNFYNRYLSGALDGYKLFIAQYNGREPELNDGRDIFAWQYTGKGRINGVRGYVDKSRLMGNHSMRELRFRRKR, translated from the coding sequence ATGAAGTTAAAAAAGATAATAATGCTCATCGCCTGCATATTCTCTTTTGCAGGTCTGAAGGCACAATATACTATCCAATGCGAAGACACCTGCAGCCATGTTCATGGGCTTGACATGAGCCATTACCAAGGCGATGTGTGGTGGGAGACAGTAGCTGAAAACAGCAATCATAAGCTCAATTACGTTTACTTAAAAGCTACTGAAGGCGGTACACGTATTGACCAACGCTATCTTGATAATATTGAGGCAGCACAACGCTATGGTATGAATGTCGGTTCTTACCACTTCTATCGACCTGCTATCCCACAAGAGGAGCAGTTGCGCAACTTCCGCATGCAGTGTCGTCCACAAGATCAAGATCTCATTCCAATGGTAGATATTGAGACCACCGGCGGACTGAGTACGGAGGCTTTACGCGATAGTTTACAGAGGTTCCTCGTACTTATGACACAGGAGTATGGTGTAAAACCATTGGTTTACACATATACAAACTTCTATAACAGATATCTCAGCGGTGCACTCGACGGCTATAAACTTTTCATTGCACAGTATAACGGACGCGAGCCAGAGCTGAACGATGGAAGAGACATCTTTGCTTGGCAGTACACTGGCAAGGGACGTATCAACGGTGTGAGAGGATATGTTGATAAGTCTCGACTGATGGGCAACCACAGTATGCGTGAACTGCGATTCCGACGAAAGCGTTAG
- a CDS encoding zinc ribbon domain-containing protein: MIIKCPECGHQVSDKAPVCPSCGVEIAGHIIKCSHCGELYLKEESSCPNCHHTEHHIESSVTAAEHHTSEAANESKVQEPVVLMSVDKEEATGNNDVIILVEETEEHETDNYDDKTQDIFNKPKTEEEAVDADFIMDDNADEEVIANAEAIAEDEEESTPDKNNHLSLAVSLLIAAITAAVLLFLYNQGVGASKANNEQEAFAQAMSSSEPTVLKNYLKENPSASKAHRDSISARLKVLTTTTQDMQQADNDLSVALTSNSKEVLQQFIAKYPDSKHRGELEAKIDEIDWVQAVAKNNESAYLGYKAQHPNGIHSKEADEKLKNILTPEKAEEPAVAKVTDGERAKAVAAVRQLLQGINSKSTDKISGAVAPSLNFLGSGGATVKDIRRYMTDRLYQADVKTINWHLGSPAEVTKKGDEAGADIRLKIPATLDIERKGGKSKRSYVISATIKNGRITHINW; encoded by the coding sequence ATGATCATCAAATGCCCTGAATGTGGCCATCAAGTGAGCGACAAGGCTCCCGTATGCCCAAGCTGCGGTGTAGAGATTGCCGGACATATCATAAAATGTTCTCATTGCGGTGAATTATACCTCAAAGAGGAGTCATCATGTCCGAACTGTCATCATACGGAACACCATATTGAGAGTTCTGTTACGGCTGCAGAGCATCACACAAGTGAGGCTGCGAACGAAAGTAAGGTGCAAGAGCCTGTTGTTCTCATGTCAGTTGACAAGGAGGAAGCAACAGGAAACAATGATGTTATCATCCTGGTAGAGGAAACGGAAGAACACGAAACGGATAATTACGACGATAAGACACAAGACATTTTCAACAAGCCAAAGACGGAGGAAGAGGCTGTCGATGCCGACTTCATCATGGATGATAATGCTGACGAGGAGGTGATTGCCAATGCCGAGGCAATAGCTGAGGACGAGGAGGAAAGCACTCCAGATAAGAATAATCATCTGTCATTGGCTGTGTCACTGCTCATCGCTGCAATCACTGCAGCCGTATTGCTCTTCCTCTACAACCAAGGGGTGGGCGCAAGCAAAGCTAACAATGAGCAGGAGGCTTTCGCACAAGCAATGAGCAGTAGCGAGCCAACCGTACTAAAGAATTATCTCAAGGAGAATCCATCAGCTTCTAAGGCACATCGTGATAGTATATCAGCTCGTTTGAAGGTGCTGACTACGACTACCCAAGATATGCAACAGGCTGATAATGATTTATCTGTGGCATTGACCAGCAACTCAAAGGAAGTGTTGCAGCAGTTTATTGCTAAGTACCCAGACTCAAAACATCGTGGTGAGTTGGAAGCAAAGATTGACGAGATAGATTGGGTGCAAGCTGTAGCTAAAAACAATGAGAGTGCTTATCTTGGCTACAAGGCGCAGCATCCAAATGGCATTCATAGCAAGGAAGCCGATGAGAAGTTGAAGAATATTCTGACACCAGAGAAGGCTGAAGAGCCTGCAGTTGCAAAGGTAACGGATGGTGAGAGAGCAAAGGCGGTTGCTGCGGTGCGCCAACTCTTACAAGGTATCAACAGTAAGAGCACGGATAAGATTTCTGGTGCTGTTGCGCCATCATTAAACTTCCTTGGCTCAGGTGGTGCTACGGTGAAAGATATTCGCCGTTATATGACCGACCGACTTTATCAAGCTGATGTCAAGACAATCAACTGGCACCTTGGTTCGCCTGCTGAAGTAACTAAAAAGGGTGATGAAGCTGGTGCAGATATTCGCCTAAAGATACCAGCTACACTGGATATCGAGCGCAAGGGAGGTAAGTCAAAACGCAGTTATGTTATCTCTGCGACAATCAAGAACGGCAGAATAACCCATATTAATTGGTAA
- the tnpC gene encoding IS66 family transposase codes for MKEQVTDISKVLQGMTEEMRLLRATVNQQYAEIIKLNRNINALNLEIRKKDTELINLQERLAKYENPDKNSNNSSTPPSKERIKDEVIRRTRSLRKPSGKKPGGQKGHDGHKLPCSSIPDEIIDEVPNYCTRCGESLSDTERVLDYVTQVISIPELKPVIREIRHYVMVCKNCGERIRTAPRRRSNNVVYDSSVKTLVVYLSVVQFLPYGRIASFLREVFGLTPSEGSLVNWVNEAKRNAQPVIDKIKEYIKSSAVVGFDESGLYCNKRLDWAWIAQTVYYTLLFRANGRGSKVLADKFGDSLERMTAVTDRHSAYFALHFLNHQVCLAHLLRELQYLSELNTEQEWSGKVTNLFREAIHERNTNPNDVIDKVSWIERLDNLLKQNIEGLGKKFITFRKGLVKCRDYIFNFLENPMIPFDNNGSERGIRKLKIKLKNSCAFRSDFGADAFLELHSIVETAKKHDKTPYNAIQALFKV; via the coding sequence ATGAAAGAGCAGGTTACGGATATATCAAAAGTATTACAAGGCATGACGGAAGAGATGCGATTATTGCGTGCAACTGTTAATCAGCAGTATGCCGAGATTATTAAATTGAACCGTAACATAAATGCTCTGAACCTTGAAATTCGCAAGAAAGATACGGAACTTATAAACTTACAGGAACGCTTGGCTAAGTATGAAAATCCTGACAAAAACTCTAATAACAGTAGCACTCCGCCAAGCAAGGAGCGTATAAAGGATGAGGTTATCAGAAGAACGCGAAGCCTCCGTAAGCCAAGTGGTAAGAAGCCGGGAGGACAAAAGGGACATGATGGACACAAGCTGCCTTGCTCTTCCATACCTGACGAGATAATTGATGAGGTACCCAACTATTGTACTCGTTGCGGAGAATCTTTATCAGATACAGAACGTGTGCTTGATTATGTGACGCAGGTTATTTCCATTCCAGAGTTGAAGCCCGTAATCAGGGAAATCCGACACTATGTGATGGTATGCAAGAACTGTGGTGAACGTATTCGGACAGCACCGAGACGGCGGTCAAACAACGTGGTATATGATTCAAGCGTAAAGACCTTAGTGGTTTATCTGAGTGTCGTGCAATTTCTTCCTTACGGTCGTATAGCAAGTTTTTTGCGTGAGGTATTTGGACTCACTCCAAGCGAAGGTTCACTGGTGAACTGGGTAAATGAGGCAAAGAGAAATGCGCAACCTGTGATTGATAAAATTAAAGAATATATCAAGTCATCAGCAGTTGTTGGTTTCGATGAGAGCGGCTTGTACTGTAACAAAAGACTCGACTGGGCATGGATTGCACAGACTGTTTATTACACATTGCTTTTCCGTGCTAATGGAAGAGGGTCGAAGGTATTAGCAGACAAGTTTGGCGATAGCCTGGAACGAATGACTGCCGTTACCGACCGCCATAGCGCATACTTTGCACTCCATTTTCTCAATCACCAGGTTTGTCTTGCACACTTACTCCGCGAACTGCAATATCTCTCAGAGTTGAACACTGAGCAAGAGTGGTCTGGGAAAGTAACCAATCTGTTCCGTGAAGCCATTCACGAGCGGAATACCAATCCGAACGACGTTATAGACAAGGTATCATGGATTGAACGTTTAGACAATCTGCTCAAACAGAATATAGAGGGGCTTGGTAAAAAGTTTATTACGTTCAGAAAAGGCTTGGTCAAATGCAGAGATTACATTTTCAATTTCCTCGAAAATCCGATGATACCATTTGACAATAATGGAAGCGAAAGGGGAATACGCAAGCTAAAAATCAAACTGAAGAACTCCTGTGCTTTTCGTTCAGACTTCGGAGCAGACGCTTTCCTTGAACTTCATTCGATTGTAGAAACAGCTAAGAAGCACGACAAAACTCCATATAATGCGATTCAAGCCTTATTTAAGGTTTGA
- a CDS encoding TOTE conflict system archaeo-eukaryotic primase domain-containing protein, producing MDDLLTRYNKLLRQYEVLHKENEVLKSLLKIHGIEYETRMKEDMNKPIYSLVSVPTITLSIDERIRLFQSLFKGREDVFARRWFSKTTGKSGYQPVCINEWKQGLCDKKKYRCAICPNRNFAPLTTQDMYRHLEGKDEYCCDVVGLYAIMQDNNCAFLCADFDDKNCKYGYKEDVLAYVGVCREWLIPYAIERSRSGNGAHVWIFFEAPLPASKARRLGNAILTEAMTRNGQMSFNSYDRFFPNQDYLPEGGFGNLVALPLQGQARRKQNSVFVDNDFLVYKDQWAFLYNLKKIQESTIDQLLRLHYQEELGKLSMSSENKPWVTPLPQNITQEDFHAKVEIIKADKLYIPLKAVSAKVLNHLKRIAAFKNPEFYSKQALRLSTYAIPRIISCFDITNEYLAMPRGCEDATRSFLNDNAVTYTIIDKTNHGNKISVSFQGEEREEQLEAINALLPYTNGILHATTAFGKTVTAAAIIARKKVNTLILVHSKALLKQWHDRLTEFLNIDYPQHEEKNKRGRRKVFSPIGCFDSSGNTLHGIIDIALIQSCLDEDGVKPFVQDYGMVIVDECHHVSSITFEQVLMSIKAHTIYGLTATPIRKDGHQPIIFMQCGPIRFSTDAKSQIAKQSFDRFLIPRFISYNSILEDRLSIATLYKYLSEDEIRNNLIVEDICKAVNTGRTPIILTNRTAHVSVLAEKLKATIKNVVSLTGIGTTKEKREAMQRLQTIPDSEQLVIVATGKYVGEGFDYPRLDTLFLALPISWKGLLTQYAGRLHREYEGKKDVCIYDYIDIHEPICDSMYRKRLKGYAAIGYKTINTAQPTLFDNINDIPSSVPENQIFNGSTFYPPPYTSDLIKAKRSIVISSPKLYRTEQNPLVTLLKELAQQGIEILITTAAENEQTVFIQSKGLSVKVKPKLSLYTTIIDKEVVWYGSINTLGYASKDDNMIKMTDIYLANELIEMVHKHS from the coding sequence ATGGATGATTTACTGACAAGATATAATAAACTTCTTAGGCAATATGAGGTTTTGCACAAAGAGAATGAGGTTCTGAAATCACTTCTAAAAATCCATGGTATTGAATATGAAACAAGGATGAAAGAAGATATGAATAAACCTATATATTCTTTGGTTTCAGTTCCAACTATTACTCTTTCGATTGATGAGCGCATAAGACTTTTCCAATCCTTATTTAAAGGGAGAGAAGATGTCTTTGCACGGAGATGGTTTAGTAAGACTACTGGTAAATCTGGATATCAACCTGTTTGTATTAATGAGTGGAAACAAGGACTCTGTGATAAGAAGAAGTATAGGTGTGCAATATGTCCAAATAGAAACTTTGCACCACTAACGACTCAAGATATGTATCGCCATTTAGAAGGGAAAGATGAGTATTGCTGTGATGTTGTGGGACTCTATGCTATCATGCAAGATAATAATTGTGCTTTCCTTTGTGCCGATTTTGATGACAAGAACTGTAAGTATGGTTATAAAGAAGATGTACTTGCCTATGTGGGTGTGTGCAGAGAATGGCTGATTCCCTATGCCATAGAGCGCTCGAGATCGGGGAATGGTGCCCACGTGTGGATTTTCTTTGAAGCTCCTCTACCAGCATCTAAGGCAAGGAGATTAGGAAATGCTATACTAACAGAAGCTATGACACGTAATGGACAGATGTCGTTCAACTCCTATGACCGTTTCTTTCCCAATCAAGATTATTTACCAGAAGGAGGCTTTGGCAACCTCGTTGCACTCCCACTACAAGGTCAGGCACGCAGGAAACAGAACAGTGTGTTTGTTGATAATGATTTCCTTGTATATAAGGATCAATGGGCTTTTCTTTATAATCTTAAGAAGATACAAGAATCTACTATCGACCAGCTACTACGCCTGCATTATCAAGAAGAACTTGGAAAACTGTCTATGTCGAGCGAAAACAAGCCATGGGTTACCCCTTTGCCGCAAAACATCACACAAGAAGACTTCCATGCTAAGGTTGAGATAATCAAAGCAGACAAACTATACATCCCATTGAAAGCTGTTTCAGCAAAGGTACTAAACCATTTGAAAAGAATTGCAGCCTTCAAGAATCCTGAATTTTACAGTAAGCAAGCGCTCCGTCTTTCTACATATGCCATTCCACGCATAATCTCATGTTTTGATATTACTAACGAATACCTTGCTATGCCACGTGGTTGTGAGGATGCTACTCGATCTTTCCTTAACGACAATGCTGTAACATACACTATTATTGATAAAACAAATCATGGCAATAAGATTTCAGTTTCTTTTCAAGGGGAAGAAAGAGAGGAACAGTTGGAAGCCATCAATGCCCTATTACCATATACGAATGGCATCCTACATGCCACTACCGCTTTTGGGAAAACCGTTACTGCAGCAGCTATTATCGCTCGTAAGAAAGTAAATACACTCATCCTTGTTCATTCGAAAGCATTACTTAAACAATGGCATGACCGCTTAACAGAGTTTCTTAATATCGACTACCCACAACATGAAGAAAAGAATAAACGTGGTAGACGTAAGGTGTTTTCTCCTATAGGTTGCTTTGATTCATCAGGGAATACACTTCACGGTATTATTGACATAGCCCTTATACAGTCATGCTTGGATGAAGATGGTGTAAAACCATTTGTACAGGACTACGGAATGGTAATTGTCGACGAATGTCATCATGTGTCTTCTATAACCTTTGAACAAGTATTGATGTCTATAAAAGCTCACACTATATATGGGTTAACAGCTACCCCCATTCGCAAAGACGGTCATCAACCAATCATCTTCATGCAATGTGGTCCAATACGATTTTCTACTGATGCTAAAAGTCAGATAGCTAAGCAATCCTTCGATAGGTTTCTTATTCCAAGATTTATATCATATAACTCTATTTTAGAGGACAGGCTATCAATTGCAACCTTATATAAATATCTATCCGAAGATGAGATACGCAACAATCTCATAGTAGAAGATATTTGCAAAGCAGTTAATACAGGAAGAACACCAATCATTCTGACTAATAGGACTGCCCATGTGTCTGTATTAGCAGAGAAGTTGAAAGCTACCATCAAAAATGTTGTCTCATTGACAGGAATAGGTACGACAAAAGAAAAACGAGAGGCAATGCAACGGCTACAAACTATTCCTGACAGCGAACAATTAGTTATTGTCGCAACGGGGAAGTATGTTGGCGAAGGTTTTGATTATCCGCGTCTTGACACCCTATTCCTTGCACTTCCAATCTCATGGAAAGGTCTTTTAACTCAGTATGCAGGTCGGCTTCATCGGGAATATGAGGGAAAGAAAGATGTATGTATCTATGACTATATCGATATCCATGAGCCAATTTGCGATAGTATGTATAGAAAACGACTCAAAGGCTATGCTGCAATAGGATACAAAACAATCAATACAGCCCAACCAACATTGTTTGATAACATAAACGACATACCGTCCTCCGTACCTGAGAATCAGATATTTAATGGTTCAACTTTCTACCCCCCCCCCTACACTTCAGATTTGATAAAAGCAAAGCGTTCCATTGTGATATCTTCACCAAAACTGTATAGAACGGAGCAAAATCCCTTAGTCACTTTGTTGAAAGAACTTGCTCAGCAGGGAATTGAAATTCTTATCACAACAGCTGCAGAGAACGAGCAAACAGTTTTCATCCAATCAAAGGGGCTATCTGTAAAAGTGAAACCAAAGCTATCACTATATACTACCATCATTGATAAAGAAGTTGTTTGGTATGGTTCAATAAACACGCTTGGTTATGCTTCAAAGGATGATAACATGATAAAGATGACTGATATTTATCTTGCTAATGAATTGATAGAGATGGTACATAAACATAGTTAA
- a CDS encoding ABC transporter permease, with amino-acid sequence MRNKLGYIVLVLLIAQLALILLSWLLTAAFPELPMRSMLSSEGIRWFFGSFVSNQLSPLLIYFIMAVMAAGACVRSRLYAALRAMLSNMRSSLTNSSNNRYKFHYRETVGLRIALVEFIVYVIVMILLTAVPHAILLSVTGQLFPSSFSSSFIPSLSLIIIIMSLTYGVASGTIDSVAKMHKILVGGLEVGSKFVPTYVIAIQLYMSIIYVFIL; translated from the coding sequence ATGAGGAATAAGTTAGGTTATATAGTCTTAGTGCTTCTCATAGCCCAGTTAGCACTGATACTGCTCTCATGGCTTCTTACGGCAGCTTTTCCCGAGCTTCCGATGCGGTCTATGCTGAGCAGTGAGGGCATCCGTTGGTTCTTTGGCTCATTTGTCAGCAACCAACTTTCACCACTGCTTATCTACTTTATTATGGCAGTGATGGCAGCAGGTGCGTGCGTTCGCAGTCGCCTTTATGCTGCGCTACGTGCGATGCTATCAAACATGAGAAGCAGCCTAACAAACTCCTCAAACAATCGTTACAAGTTTCATTATCGTGAGACGGTAGGACTACGCATAGCGTTGGTCGAATTCATCGTCTATGTGATAGTCATGATTCTCCTCACAGCTGTCCCCCACGCAATTCTCCTGAGCGTGACAGGACAGCTATTCCCCAGTTCCTTCTCCTCCAGTTTCATCCCCTCATTATCGCTGATTATCATCATCATGTCACTAACCTATGGTGTGGCAAGTGGTACGATTGACAGTGTTGCAAAGATGCACAAGATTCTTGTAGGCGGTTTAGAGGTCGGCTCCAAGTTCGTTCCCACCTACGTCATCGCCATTCAACTCTATATGTCAATCATATATGTGTTTATCCTATAG
- a CDS encoding DUF5932 domain-containing protein: MENFRVIIVEDVPLELKGTEGIFRNEIPEAEIIGTAESEVAYWKLIKQNLPDLVLLDLGLGGSTTVGVEICRQTKQTYPHVKVLIFTGEILNEKLWVDVLDAGADGICLKSGELLTRGDVASVMSGKRMVFNQPILEKIVGRFKMSVSGQLMHQEAMVSYEIDEYDERFLRHLALGYTKEQITNLRGMPFGVKSLEKRQNELVQKFFPDGNNGMSVNATRLVVRALELRIIDIDNLHADEE; encoded by the coding sequence ATGGAGAATTTTAGAGTCATCATCGTTGAAGACGTACCCTTGGAGTTAAAAGGAACGGAGGGTATCTTCCGAAACGAAATACCTGAAGCCGAGATTATTGGAACAGCAGAAAGCGAAGTTGCCTACTGGAAACTCATTAAACAAAACCTGCCCGACCTCGTGCTTCTCGACCTTGGATTGGGTGGTTCAACAACGGTGGGAGTAGAAATCTGCCGCCAAACAAAACAGACTTATCCACATGTAAAGGTGCTGATCTTTACGGGTGAGATATTGAATGAAAAGCTATGGGTCGACGTCCTTGATGCTGGTGCTGATGGTATCTGTCTTAAGAGTGGCGAACTATTGACACGTGGCGACGTGGCAAGTGTCATGTCGGGCAAGCGAATGGTATTCAATCAGCCTATCCTCGAAAAGATTGTAGGCAGATTCAAGATGAGCGTGAGCGGTCAGCTGATGCACCAAGAAGCAATGGTTAGCTACGAAATTGACGAGTATGATGAGCGCTTCCTACGCCACCTTGCACTCGGTTATACCAAGGAACAGATTACCAACCTACGTGGTATGCCATTCGGTGTAAAGAGTTTAGAGAAACGACAGAACGAACTCGTACAGAAGTTCTTCCCTGATGGTAACAATGGTATGAGCGTCAACGCGACGCGTCTTGTTGTACGTGCATTAGAACTACGTATTATCGACATCGACAACCTCCACGCTGATGAGGAATAA